A window from Mycobacterium saskatchewanense encodes these proteins:
- a CDS encoding sigma-70 family RNA polymerase sigma factor: protein MRLLAENAGGAAVGDDFSTRAEPYRRELLAHCYRMTGSVHDAEDLVQETLLRAWKAYDRFEGKSSMRTWLYRIATNTCLSALEGRQRRPLPTGLGSPCADPTAELVERAEVPWLEPLPDPSDPADPAVIVGSRESVRLALVAALQHLSPRQRAVLLLRDVLQWKAAEVAEAVGTTTVAVNSLLQRARTQLEAVGPSTDDRLTPPDSAEAKDLLDRYIAAFEAYDIDRLVNLFTSEAIWEMPPFVGWYRGAPDIIALIHQHCPAESPGDMRLIPLTANGQPAAAMYMRIDGVHVPFQLHVLDVTGEGISRVVAFLDGALFPKFGLPRCL from the coding sequence GTGAGGCTGCTTGCGGAAAACGCCGGCGGCGCCGCGGTCGGTGACGACTTCTCGACCCGCGCCGAGCCGTACCGTCGCGAACTGCTCGCGCACTGCTATCGGATGACCGGATCGGTGCACGATGCCGAGGACCTGGTACAGGAGACACTGCTGCGGGCATGGAAGGCCTACGACCGCTTCGAAGGCAAGTCGTCGATGCGCACCTGGCTGTACCGCATCGCCACCAACACCTGCTTGTCCGCCCTGGAGGGCCGGCAACGCCGTCCGCTGCCCACGGGGCTCGGCTCGCCCTGCGCCGATCCGACCGCGGAGTTGGTCGAACGCGCCGAGGTGCCGTGGCTGGAGCCCCTGCCGGACCCGTCCGACCCGGCCGACCCGGCCGTCATAGTCGGGTCACGGGAGTCCGTGCGCCTGGCGCTCGTGGCTGCGCTGCAGCACCTTTCGCCGCGTCAGCGGGCCGTGCTGTTGCTGCGCGACGTGCTCCAGTGGAAGGCCGCCGAGGTGGCCGAGGCCGTCGGCACCACCACCGTCGCCGTCAACAGCCTGCTGCAGCGGGCCCGCACCCAGCTGGAAGCCGTCGGCCCCAGCACCGACGACCGGCTGACCCCGCCGGATTCGGCGGAGGCCAAAGACTTGCTGGACCGCTACATCGCCGCATTCGAGGCCTACGACATCGACCGGTTGGTGAATCTGTTCACCTCCGAAGCGATCTGGGAGATGCCGCCCTTCGTGGGCTGGTATCGGGGCGCTCCCGACATCATCGCGCTCATCCACCAGCACTGCCCCGCCGAGTCGCCCGGCGACATGCGCCTGATTCCGTTGACCGCCAACGGCCAGCCCGCCGCGGCGATGTACATGCGCATCGACGGCGTGCACGTCCCGTTCCAGCTCCACGTGCTGGACGTGACCGGGGAGGGGATCTCGCGCGTGGTGGCGTTCCTCGACGGCGCGCTGTTCCCGAAGTTCGGTCTACCCCGTTGCCTGTGA